One Kitasatospora sp. NBC_01266 genomic window carries:
- a CDS encoding glutamate decarboxylase, with translation MALHHGTSADHRLAVNALLGEADPIGAMRMAPPKHRLHHAPLPPRIAYQLIHDELMLDGNAKLNLATFVTTQMEPEADRLMAECADKNMIDKDEYPQTAELERRCVAILADLWHAPVPDEAVGCSTTGSSEACMLAGLAFKRRWMRRNQARYDAGARPNIVMGANVQVCWEKFANFWEVECRLAPMEGERYHLDADSALALCDENTIGVVAVLGSTFDGSYEPVAEICAALDDLQQRTGLDIPVHVDGASGAMVAPFLDPDLVWDFRLPRVASINTSGHKYGLVYPGVGWALWRDREALPEELVFKVNYLGGDMPTFALNFSRPGAEVVAQYYTFLRLGREGYRAVQQSCRTVARHLALGIEKLGAFRLITRGDQLPVFAFTVADHVTSFDVFDVSRRLRERGWQVPAYTFPENRTDLSVLRVVCRNGFTIDLAEMLLADLVRLLPELESQPGPLQERGIDPESAFHH, from the coding sequence TCTGCTGGGCGAGGCCGATCCGATAGGAGCCATGCGCATGGCCCCGCCCAAGCACCGGCTGCACCACGCGCCGCTGCCGCCGCGGATCGCGTACCAGCTGATCCACGACGAGCTGATGCTGGACGGCAACGCCAAGCTCAATCTGGCCACCTTCGTGACCACCCAGATGGAACCCGAGGCGGACCGGCTGATGGCCGAGTGCGCCGACAAGAACATGATCGACAAGGACGAGTACCCGCAGACCGCCGAGTTGGAGCGGCGCTGCGTGGCGATCCTGGCCGACCTGTGGCACGCGCCCGTCCCCGACGAGGCGGTGGGCTGCTCCACCACCGGTTCCAGCGAGGCCTGCATGCTGGCGGGCCTGGCGTTCAAGCGCCGCTGGATGCGCCGCAACCAGGCACGCTACGACGCCGGCGCCCGGCCCAACATCGTGATGGGCGCCAACGTGCAGGTCTGCTGGGAGAAGTTCGCCAATTTCTGGGAGGTGGAGTGCCGGCTCGCGCCGATGGAGGGCGAGCGGTACCACCTGGACGCCGACTCGGCACTGGCCCTCTGCGACGAGAACACCATCGGCGTGGTGGCCGTGCTCGGCTCCACCTTCGACGGCTCCTACGAGCCGGTCGCGGAGATCTGCGCGGCGCTGGACGACCTGCAGCAGCGCACCGGCCTGGACATCCCGGTGCACGTGGACGGCGCCTCGGGCGCGATGGTGGCGCCGTTCCTCGACCCCGACCTGGTCTGGGACTTCCGGCTGCCCCGGGTCGCCTCGATCAACACCTCGGGCCACAAGTACGGCCTGGTCTACCCCGGTGTCGGCTGGGCCCTGTGGCGTGACCGGGAGGCGCTGCCCGAGGAGTTGGTCTTCAAGGTCAACTACCTGGGCGGCGACATGCCGACCTTCGCGCTCAACTTCTCCCGCCCCGGCGCCGAGGTGGTCGCGCAGTACTACACCTTCCTGCGGCTGGGCCGCGAGGGCTACCGCGCGGTGCAGCAGTCCTGCCGTACGGTGGCCCGCCATCTGGCGCTCGGGATCGAGAAGTTGGGCGCGTTCCGGCTGATCACCCGGGGCGACCAGCTGCCGGTCTTCGCCTTCACCGTGGCCGACCACGTGACCTCCTTCGACGTCTTCGACGTCTCCCGGCGGCTGCGCGAGCGCGGCTGGCAGGTGCCCGCGTACACCTTCCCGGAGAACCGGACCGACCTGTCGGTGCTGCGGGTGGTCTGCCGCAACGGCTTCACCATCGACCTGGCGGAGATGCTGCTCGCCGACCTGGTCCGGCTGCTGCCGGAACTGGAGAGCCAGCCGGGGCCGTTGCAGGAACGCGGAATCGATCCGGAGAGCGCCTTCCACCACTGA
- a CDS encoding RNA polymerase sigma factor, which produces MEIVRAPEEAPPGEAPPAEVLPAGESPAGPEAVEFEQVIGPEPEELDDEPPLVLLDEPTGPAADLFRQYLREIGRIRLLSAAEEVELARQVEAGLFAEQHLSEHGLPEGRLADELDHLVVLGRIAKRRLIEANLRLVVSVAKRFVGRGLTMLDLVQEGNLGLIRAVEKFDYTRGYKFSTYATWWIRQAMSRALADQARTIRVPVHVVELINRVLRVQRRLLQECGSEPTAAEVGLALELTEPRVRELLRLAQEPVSLHTPIGAEEDVALGDLIEDADAASPVESAAFLLLREHLEAVLATLGERERKVVELRYGLADGRPRTLEEIGSLFGVTRERIRQIESKTLTKLRDHAFADQLRGYLD; this is translated from the coding sequence TTGGAGATCGTCAGAGCGCCCGAGGAAGCGCCGCCCGGGGAAGCGCCGCCCGCGGAAGTACTGCCCGCCGGGGAGTCGCCCGCCGGCCCCGAGGCCGTCGAGTTCGAGCAGGTGATCGGACCCGAGCCCGAGGAACTCGACGACGAGCCCCCGCTGGTCCTGCTGGACGAGCCGACCGGACCGGCCGCCGACCTGTTCCGCCAGTACCTGCGCGAGATCGGGCGGATCCGGCTGCTCAGCGCGGCCGAGGAGGTGGAGCTGGCCCGGCAGGTCGAGGCCGGCCTCTTCGCCGAGCAGCACCTGAGCGAGCACGGCCTGCCCGAGGGGCGGCTGGCGGACGAACTGGACCACCTGGTGGTGCTCGGCCGGATCGCCAAACGCCGCCTGATCGAGGCCAATCTGCGCCTGGTGGTCTCGGTCGCCAAGCGCTTCGTCGGCCGCGGCCTGACCATGCTCGACCTGGTCCAGGAGGGCAACCTCGGCCTGATCCGGGCGGTCGAGAAGTTCGACTACACCCGCGGCTACAAGTTCTCCACCTATGCCACCTGGTGGATCCGGCAGGCGATGAGCCGGGCGCTGGCCGACCAGGCCCGCACCATCCGGGTGCCGGTGCACGTGGTCGAGTTGATCAACCGGGTGCTGCGGGTGCAGCGCCGGCTGCTCCAGGAGTGCGGCAGCGAACCCACCGCGGCCGAGGTCGGCCTGGCCCTGGAGCTCACCGAGCCCCGGGTGCGCGAGTTGCTGCGGCTGGCCCAGGAGCCGGTCTCGCTGCACACGCCGATCGGCGCGGAGGAGGACGTGGCGCTCGGCGACCTGATCGAGGACGCCGACGCCGCCTCCCCGGTCGAGAGCGCCGCCTTCCTGCTGCTGCGCGAGCACCTGGAGGCGGTGCTGGCCACCCTCGGCGAGCGCGAGCGCAAGGTGGTCGAACTGCGCTACGGGCTCGCCGACGGGCGGCCGCGCACCCTGGAGGAGATCGGTTCGCTCTTCGGGGTGACCCGGGAGCGGATCCGTCAGATCGAGTCCAAGACCCTCACCAAGCTGCGCGACCACGCCTTCGCCGACCAACTGCGCGGCTACCTCGACTGA
- the dnaG gene encoding DNA primase: protein MAGRIRDEDVQAVRSALPIDVIVGDYVQLTNGGGGQLKGVCPFHDEKSASFYVSPSKGVFHCFGCQESGDTISFLMKIEHFSFAEAVERMAAQANITLRYEEGGYSSRGQQGERTRLVEAHKVAAAWYREQLETPEGEIGRTFLAERGFDAEAAARFGVGYAPAGWEHLVRYLRGKGFSDKEILQGGLASQGQRGGLIDRFRGRLVWPIRDAAGEVVGFGARRLREDDNGPKYLNTPETPIYKKSHVLYGIDLAKKEIAKTGRAVVVEGYTDVMACHLAGVTTAVATCGTAFAEDHIKIIRRLLMDTSSYRGETVFTFDGDAAGQKAALRAFEDDQKFAARTSIAITPGGMDPCELRLAQGEEAVRELIANPVPLFEFALRSTVARHRVDAAEGRAAALEEAAPIVAKIKDPSIRHEYAVQLAGLLGILDEQFVVRRVSQIARWQRDSPQQGRAQQPRRIEPQQQAPVARPAFRLDPNDRARIVERELLKLALQHPELVSPAFDQYGEEEFPTPPYAAVRRAVGKAGGTSYGAAVPNFLDLVQDAAENEQIRSLVTELTVEPIRTRRKPDAIYAGEFLVNLRRAAVKRRVEEVRGQLQRLGNRATPEQLAPVQQELWALQQYDDNLKTRGAAGL from the coding sequence GTGGCAGGGCGGATCCGGGATGAAGACGTGCAGGCGGTGCGCAGCGCGCTGCCCATCGACGTGATCGTCGGCGACTATGTGCAGCTCACCAACGGGGGCGGCGGTCAGCTGAAGGGCGTCTGCCCGTTCCACGACGAGAAGTCGGCCTCCTTCTACGTCAGTCCGAGCAAGGGCGTCTTCCACTGCTTCGGCTGCCAGGAGAGCGGCGACACGATCTCCTTCCTGATGAAGATCGAGCACTTCTCCTTCGCCGAGGCCGTGGAGCGGATGGCCGCCCAGGCCAACATCACGCTCCGCTACGAGGAGGGCGGCTACTCCTCGCGCGGGCAGCAGGGCGAGCGGACCCGGCTGGTCGAGGCCCACAAGGTGGCCGCCGCCTGGTACCGGGAGCAGTTGGAGACGCCCGAGGGCGAGATCGGCCGCACCTTCCTGGCCGAGCGCGGCTTCGACGCCGAGGCCGCCGCCCGCTTCGGGGTCGGCTACGCCCCGGCCGGCTGGGAGCACCTGGTCCGCTACCTGCGCGGCAAGGGCTTCAGCGACAAGGAGATCCTGCAGGGCGGCCTGGCCTCGCAGGGCCAGCGCGGCGGGCTGATCGACCGCTTCCGCGGCCGGCTGGTCTGGCCGATCCGGGACGCGGCCGGCGAGGTGGTCGGCTTCGGCGCGCGCCGGCTGCGCGAGGACGACAACGGGCCCAAGTACCTGAACACGCCCGAGACGCCCATCTACAAGAAGTCGCACGTGCTCTACGGCATCGACCTGGCCAAGAAGGAGATCGCCAAGACCGGCCGGGCCGTGGTGGTCGAGGGCTACACCGATGTGATGGCCTGTCACCTGGCCGGTGTGACCACGGCGGTGGCCACCTGCGGCACCGCCTTCGCCGAGGACCACATCAAGATCATCCGTCGGCTGCTGATGGACACCTCCTCCTACCGGGGCGAGACCGTCTTCACCTTCGACGGCGACGCGGCCGGCCAGAAGGCCGCGCTGCGGGCTTTCGAGGACGACCAGAAGTTCGCCGCCCGCACCTCGATCGCGATCACCCCCGGCGGCATGGACCCCTGCGAACTGCGCCTGGCCCAGGGCGAGGAGGCGGTGCGCGAGCTGATCGCCAACCCGGTGCCGCTCTTCGAGTTCGCGCTGCGCAGCACGGTCGCCCGGCACCGGGTGGACGCGGCCGAAGGCCGGGCCGCCGCGCTGGAGGAGGCGGCGCCGATCGTCGCCAAGATCAAGGACCCGTCGATCCGGCACGAGTACGCCGTCCAACTCGCCGGTCTGCTGGGCATCCTGGACGAGCAGTTCGTGGTCCGCCGGGTCAGCCAGATCGCCCGCTGGCAGCGCGACTCCCCGCAGCAGGGCCGGGCACAGCAGCCGCGCCGGATCGAGCCGCAGCAGCAGGCGCCGGTCGCGCGCCCCGCCTTCCGGCTCGACCCGAACGACCGGGCCCGGATCGTCGAGCGCGAGCTGCTCAAACTCGCGCTCCAGCACCCGGAGCTGGTCAGCCCCGCGTTCGACCAGTACGGCGAGGAGGAGTTCCCGACCCCGCCCTACGCGGCGGTCCGCCGGGCCGTCGGCAAGGCCGGCGGCACCAGCTACGGCGCGGCCGTGCCGAACTTCCTCGACCTGGTCCAGGACGCCGCCGAGAACGAGCAGATCCGGTCCCTGGTCACCGAGTTGACGGTGGAGCCGATCCGCACCCGGCGCAAGCCGGACGCGATCTACGCCGGGGAGTTCCTGGTCAACCTGCGCCGGGCCGCCGTCAAGCGCCGGGTCGAGGAGGTCCGCGGCCAGCTCCAGCGCCTCGGAAACCGGGCCACGCCCGAGCAGTTGGCCCCCGTGCAGCAGGAGCTGTGGGCGCTGCAGCAGTACGACGACAATCTGAAGACCCGGGGCGCTGCCGGGCTGTAG
- a CDS encoding deoxyguanosinetriphosphate triphosphohydrolase, translating into MSDDRYDVYRYDEAAQTRWVPEPDKRPGRTAFQRDRARVLHSAALRRLAGTTQVVAPMRSDFPRTRLTHSLECAQVGRELGAALGCDPDLVETACLAHDIGHPPFGHTGEEALDQAAEACGGFEGNAQSLRILTRLEPKRFAPSDEEPARFAPWPGRSVGLNLTRAALDAATKYPWARGGHPSDPGSAKFGVYGDDLPVFRWLRHGTPQGRKCFEATVMDWSDDVAYSTHDVEDGLYAGHIDPAALRSGSERAELFKVAERYAPTAQAEEFGEALDRLQAQEWWPSGYDGSPRGRAGLKDLTSQLIGRFCLAAEQATRARYGPGPLTRYAAELVVPTGIRLECAVLKAVAVRYVMQRDEQAQLRARQRIVIAELAELLVAGDPAELDPVFAAQYAEATDDRAALRAVIDQIATLTDASALALHARLAGRRSTG; encoded by the coding sequence ATGAGCGACGACCGATACGACGTGTACCGCTACGACGAGGCCGCCCAGACCCGTTGGGTGCCCGAGCCCGACAAGCGCCCGGGGCGCACCGCCTTCCAGCGCGACCGCGCCCGCGTGCTGCACTCCGCCGCGCTGCGCCGGCTGGCCGGCACCACCCAGGTGGTGGCTCCCATGCGCAGCGACTTCCCCCGTACCCGGCTCACCCACTCGCTCGAATGCGCCCAGGTGGGACGGGAGTTGGGTGCCGCACTGGGGTGCGACCCGGACCTGGTGGAGACCGCCTGCCTGGCCCACGACATCGGCCACCCGCCGTTCGGCCACACCGGCGAGGAAGCGCTGGACCAGGCCGCCGAGGCCTGCGGCGGCTTCGAGGGCAACGCCCAGTCGCTGCGGATCCTGACCCGCCTGGAGCCCAAGCGGTTCGCCCCCTCGGACGAGGAGCCGGCCCGCTTCGCCCCGTGGCCGGGGCGAAGTGTGGGCCTCAACCTGACCCGGGCCGCACTGGACGCCGCCACCAAGTACCCCTGGGCGCGCGGCGGCCACCCCAGCGATCCGGGGTCCGCCAAGTTCGGCGTGTACGGCGACGACCTGCCGGTCTTCCGCTGGCTGCGGCACGGCACCCCGCAGGGCCGCAAGTGCTTCGAGGCCACCGTGATGGACTGGTCCGATGACGTCGCCTACTCCACCCACGACGTCGAGGACGGCCTGTACGCCGGGCACATCGACCCGGCCGCGCTGCGCAGCGGGAGCGAGCGGGCCGAGCTGTTCAAGGTCGCCGAGCGCTACGCCCCCACGGCGCAGGCCGAGGAGTTCGGCGAGGCCCTGGACCGGCTGCAGGCCCAGGAGTGGTGGCCCAGCGGCTATGACGGCTCGCCGCGCGGCCGGGCCGGCCTCAAGGACCTCACCAGCCAGTTGATCGGCCGGTTCTGCCTGGCCGCCGAGCAGGCCACCCGGGCCCGCTACGGTCCGGGCCCGCTGACCCGCTACGCCGCCGAGCTGGTGGTCCCCACCGGGATCCGGCTGGAGTGCGCGGTGCTCAAGGCGGTCGCGGTCCGCTACGTGATGCAGCGCGACGAGCAGGCCCAGCTGCGGGCGCGCCAGCGGATCGTGATCGCCGAGCTGGCCGAGCTGCTGGTGGCCGGCGATCCGGCCGAGCTGGACCCGGTCTTCGCCGCCCAGTACGCCGAGGCCACCGACGACCGCGCGGCACTGCGGGCGGTGATCGACCAGATCGCCACGCTGACCGACGCCTCCGCGCTGGCCCTGCACGCCCGCCTCGCCGGTCGACGCTCCACCGGCTGA
- a CDS encoding ArsR/SmtB family transcription factor, translating into MSHPNPPSSDARTLDPRSLRALAHPLRMRILDLLSDHGPSTSARLAERLGENTGTVSWHLRHLAEHGYIEEEEGRGTKRERWWRRKDRTLVIQTRDLQVDPQTRAAVSVYRQHYLERTFQRAARALSVPPTGDWIGAGNMSDWGDVRMTPDQLRALGAELLAVIKRHVPDPEAPVAPEAQPVLIQFQVLPMLPEPEPESGAESESESGAESAAKSESSEESE; encoded by the coding sequence ATGAGCCACCCGAACCCGCCCTCCTCCGACGCCCGGACCCTCGACCCGCGCAGCCTGCGGGCGCTGGCCCACCCGCTGCGGATGCGGATCCTGGACCTGCTGAGCGACCACGGCCCGAGCACCTCGGCCCGGCTCGCCGAACGACTCGGCGAGAACACCGGGACGGTCAGCTGGCACCTGCGCCACCTCGCCGAGCACGGCTACATCGAGGAGGAGGAGGGGCGCGGCACGAAGCGCGAGCGCTGGTGGCGGCGCAAGGACCGCACCCTGGTGATCCAGACCCGCGACCTCCAGGTCGACCCGCAGACCCGCGCGGCCGTGTCGGTCTACCGGCAGCACTACCTGGAGCGGACCTTCCAGCGGGCCGCGCGGGCGCTCTCGGTGCCGCCCACCGGCGACTGGATCGGCGCCGGGAACATGTCCGACTGGGGCGACGTGCGGATGACGCCGGATCAGCTGCGGGCGCTCGGCGCCGAGCTGCTGGCCGTGATCAAGCGCCACGTCCCGGACCCCGAGGCGCCCGTCGCGCCCGAGGCGCAGCCCGTGCTGATCCAGTTCCAGGTCCTGCCCATGCTTCCCGAGCCCGAGCCCGAGTCCGGGGCCGAATCCGAATCCGAGTCCGGGGCCGAGTCCGCAGCCAAGTCCGAATCCTCCGAGGAGTCCGAGTGA
- a CDS encoding MFS transporter, which yields MKTATTAPSLPLAAAEPRRSLLRRHRDFRLLFVGEVAGKYGASVTGLALPLIAVTKLHAGAFQVSTLPAATWFPWLLIGLPVGAWVDRMSRRAVMLASAAASLLLYLTIPVAAALGLLSYLQLLVVALCAGTSTVFFQTAYTAYLPSLVSEPDRAEGNAKLQGSASAAQIVGLGSGGTLAQVFGAVDSLLANTLTFAVSLLCTASIKQREQLPTTAERTRQARRRTLLSEVGEGLRIVARDRWLRGFLLYGATANLALTAYQSIQVVFLLDRAHLPQSALGSLIGAASIGGVLGALVARRVGAAIGTARAMLLFLLGLPSLILLVPLTGGGAGVLCYLVGAAAVSAGVVAGNVLRATFTQGYVPAELLGRITASSSFLNYSLMPLGALLGGVLASGLGVLPAMWLTCAALPLSALILWFSPLRHHRDLPAGSLLRVASA from the coding sequence GTGAAGACCGCGACGACCGCCCCTAGCCTCCCGCTGGCAGCCGCCGAACCGCGCCGCAGCCTGCTGCGCCGCCACCGCGACTTCCGGCTGCTCTTCGTCGGCGAGGTGGCCGGCAAGTACGGCGCCTCGGTGACCGGCCTCGCGTTACCCCTGATCGCCGTCACCAAGCTGCACGCCGGCGCCTTCCAGGTCAGCACGCTGCCCGCCGCCACCTGGTTCCCCTGGCTGCTGATCGGCCTGCCGGTCGGCGCCTGGGTGGACCGGATGAGCCGCCGCGCCGTGATGCTGGCCTCCGCCGCCGCCTCGCTGCTGCTCTACCTGACCATCCCGGTCGCCGCCGCGCTGGGCCTGCTGAGCTACCTTCAGCTGCTGGTCGTGGCGCTCTGCGCGGGCACCAGCACCGTCTTCTTCCAGACCGCCTACACCGCCTACCTGCCGAGCCTGGTGAGCGAACCGGACCGCGCCGAGGGCAACGCCAAGCTGCAGGGCAGCGCCTCGGCGGCGCAGATCGTCGGCCTCGGTTCGGGCGGCACCCTCGCGCAGGTCTTCGGCGCGGTCGACAGCCTGCTGGCGAACACCCTGACCTTCGCGGTCTCGCTGCTCTGCACCGCCTCGATCAAGCAGCGCGAGCAGCTGCCCACGACCGCCGAGCGCACCCGGCAGGCACGGCGGCGCACGCTGCTCAGCGAGGTCGGCGAGGGCCTGCGGATCGTCGCCCGGGACCGCTGGCTGCGCGGCTTCCTGCTCTACGGCGCCACCGCCAACCTGGCCCTGACGGCCTACCAGTCGATCCAGGTGGTCTTCCTGCTGGACCGTGCCCACCTGCCGCAGAGCGCGCTCGGCAGCCTGATCGGCGCCGCGAGCATCGGCGGTGTACTGGGCGCCCTGGTCGCCCGCCGGGTCGGCGCCGCGATCGGCACCGCCCGCGCGATGCTGCTCTTCCTGCTCGGGCTGCCCTCGCTGATCCTGCTCGTCCCGCTGACCGGCGGCGGTGCCGGGGTGCTCTGCTACCTGGTCGGCGCGGCGGCCGTCTCGGCGGGCGTGGTGGCCGGCAACGTGCTGCGCGCCACCTTCACCCAGGGCTACGTCCCCGCCGAGCTGCTCGGCCGGATCACCGCGAGCAGCTCCTTCCTCAACTACAGCCTGATGCCGCTCGGCGCCCTGCTCGGCGGCGTCCTGGCGAGCGGCCTCGGCGTGCTGCCCGCGATGTGGCTGACCTGCGCGGCGCTGCCGCTCTCCGCGCTGATCCTCTGGTTCTCACCGCTGCGCCACCACCGGGACCTGCCGGCCGGCTCGCTGCTGCGGGTCGCGAGCGCCTGA
- a CDS encoding nuclear transport factor 2 family protein → MTNTELIADYLETVWNQGRTDLAAKYVAADLLQHNPKLADGLTALTTLVDSIRTQLPALRFDLRRTAAEGDLVFAHSHFTPAPGERGLVVVDIFRIEDGLIAEHWDLNEEIPETTASGRPVV, encoded by the coding sequence ATGACGAACACCGAACTCATCGCCGACTACCTCGAGACGGTCTGGAACCAGGGCCGCACCGACCTCGCCGCCAAGTACGTCGCCGCCGACCTGCTGCAGCACAACCCCAAGCTCGCCGACGGCCTGACCGCCCTGACCACGCTGGTCGACTCGATCCGGACCCAACTCCCGGCCCTGCGCTTCGACCTGCGCCGCACCGCGGCCGAGGGCGACCTGGTCTTCGCGCACTCCCACTTCACCCCCGCGCCGGGTGAGCGCGGCCTCGTGGTGGTGGACATCTTCCGGATCGAGGACGGGCTGATCGCCGAACACTGGGACCTCAACGAGGAGATCCCCGAGACCACCGCCAGTGGCCGCCCGGTCGTCTGA
- a CDS encoding MFS transporter, producing MRTTRSAHAALLSLSLGYFTLGTCSLAVVGLGAPIGRDLHTPPGEAGVLVSVFALTFALAAPFAPAVLRRLDQRAALLLGLALLAAGGLAGALAPGVGVLIAARVLAGLGGAVFGPAASATGSLLVPEERRPRALATVFAGMTVASVLGVPLSSYLGEAVGWRWTLVGVAAASVLALVLVAALLPALPAGPPPTVAAYRAALRTPGVLPLVGTTLLFMAAQFTVYGVAGAYLAQRFGLADGAVTGVLFVFGALGVLGNACGARAFARIGGTRTITVTQLGLAASFVGLLIAPAGLAAALLLFAVWAFFSQLYQAPQQARLIALDPQRRGLLLALNAAMLYVGISLGSLLAGCLLPRLGATALAGVGLLPLLLGALAHLSSTRPLTVTNSPFGATS from the coding sequence ATGCGCACCACCCGCAGTGCTCACGCCGCACTGCTCTCGCTCTCCCTGGGGTACTTCACCCTGGGCACCTGCTCGCTCGCGGTGGTCGGCCTCGGCGCGCCGATCGGCCGCGATCTGCACACCCCGCCGGGCGAGGCCGGCGTCCTGGTCAGCGTCTTCGCGCTGACCTTCGCCCTGGCCGCGCCGTTCGCCCCGGCCGTGCTGCGCCGCCTGGACCAGCGCGCGGCGCTGCTGCTGGGGCTGGCCCTGCTGGCGGCCGGCGGTCTGGCCGGCGCGCTGGCCCCCGGCGTCGGCGTGCTGATCGCCGCCCGGGTGCTGGCCGGGCTCGGCGGCGCCGTCTTCGGCCCCGCCGCCTCGGCGACCGGATCGCTGCTGGTGCCCGAGGAGCGCCGGCCGCGGGCGCTGGCCACCGTCTTCGCCGGGATGACGGTCGCGTCCGTGCTCGGCGTCCCGCTCTCCTCCTACCTCGGCGAGGCGGTGGGCTGGCGCTGGACGCTGGTCGGGGTGGCGGCGGCAAGCGTGCTCGCCCTCGTCCTGGTGGCGGCGCTGCTGCCGGCCCTGCCGGCCGGTCCGCCGCCCACCGTCGCCGCCTACCGCGCCGCGCTGCGCACCCCGGGGGTGCTGCCGCTGGTCGGCACCACGCTGCTCTTCATGGCCGCCCAGTTCACCGTCTACGGTGTGGCCGGCGCCTACCTGGCCCAGCGGTTCGGCCTCGCGGACGGCGCGGTGACGGGGGTGCTCTTCGTCTTCGGCGCGCTGGGCGTGCTCGGAAACGCCTGCGGGGCCAGGGCGTTCGCCCGGATCGGCGGTACTCGGACCATCACCGTGACCCAACTCGGCCTGGCCGCCTCGTTCGTGGGGCTGCTGATCGCGCCGGCCGGGCTCGCGGCGGCGCTGCTGCTGTTCGCCGTCTGGGCCTTCTTCAGCCAGCTCTACCAGGCCCCGCAGCAGGCCCGGTTGATCGCCCTGGACCCCCAACGGCGCGGGCTGCTGCTGGCGCTGAACGCCGCGATGCTCTACGTCGGCATCAGCCTGGGCAGCCTGCTGGCCGGCTGCCTCCTGCCGCGCCTGGGCGCCACCGCGCTCGCCGGGGTGGGGCTGCTGCCGCTGCTACTGGGGGCGCTGGCGCACCTCTCCTCGACCCGACCGCTCACCGTTACCAACTCACCTTTCGGAGCCACCTCATGA
- a CDS encoding TetR/AcrR family transcriptional regulator, which produces MTGRPRDPAVDEAIRHAAIQLVKEQGYRGLSMEGIAARSGVSKQTVYRRFRSKGEVVLEAMVGFAAVKLPTPDTGSLRGDLAELLTATFRSVQGVAGTLNRALATEAMQDEEFAQRVWQELISSRRGAVGELLARGRARGEVGHPDDEFLLDLIYAPLWYWLLFRVDRLTDAYAAQLTEAVCKAAA; this is translated from the coding sequence ATGACCGGACGCCCCCGTGACCCCGCCGTCGATGAAGCCATCCGCCACGCGGCCATCCAGCTCGTCAAGGAGCAGGGCTACCGCGGCCTGAGCATGGAGGGCATCGCCGCCCGCAGCGGGGTGTCCAAACAGACCGTCTACCGCCGCTTCCGCAGCAAGGGCGAGGTGGTGCTGGAGGCGATGGTCGGCTTCGCGGCCGTCAAGCTGCCCACACCGGACACCGGCAGCCTGCGCGGCGACCTGGCGGAGTTGCTGACCGCCACCTTCCGCAGCGTGCAGGGCGTGGCCGGCACGCTGAACCGGGCGCTGGCCACCGAAGCGATGCAGGACGAGGAGTTCGCCCAGCGGGTCTGGCAGGAGCTGATCAGCAGCCGGCGCGGGGCGGTCGGCGAGCTGCTGGCGCGCGGCCGGGCCCGCGGCGAGGTCGGCCACCCGGACGACGAGTTCCTGCTCGACCTGATCTACGCGCCGCTCTGGTACTGGCTGCTCTTCAGGGTGGACCGGCTGACTGACGCGTACGCGGCCCAGCTCACCGAGGCGGTCTGCAAGGCCGCCGCCTGA
- a CDS encoding SGNH/GDSL hydrolase family protein yields MRGVRRVAGLVALLAVPLALAGCSGAAKPRSVAASPGRSAVPTGPYVALGDSYTAGLQVDPAGGGPRGCGRSAADYPALVAAALKLAAGQFTDVSCSGATTADLTGPQSVAGGSNPPQLDALTTGTRLVTVGIGGNDADFMTVAKRCAEDGVANAVARWVDPAEAKDAPCRAAYTAADGSDKLTGVLDTVGQRLAGVLAEVARRAPRARVYVVGYPALLPVDPGSCARVLGGTVTSGDLAFLAAQEQQLNAVLRQRATAAGAGFVDTYTPSLGHDMCAGQDTRWIEPPFPAPGRAPLHPNAAGQQGMAAVVLRTVRGG; encoded by the coding sequence ATGCGCGGGGTGCGGCGGGTCGCCGGGCTGGTGGCGCTGCTGGCGGTGCCGCTGGCGCTGGCCGGCTGCTCGGGCGCCGCGAAGCCGAGGTCGGTGGCGGCGTCGCCCGGACGGTCGGCGGTGCCGACTGGGCCGTACGTCGCGCTCGGCGACTCCTACACCGCCGGACTGCAGGTCGATCCGGCCGGCGGCGGCCCCAGGGGCTGCGGGCGTTCGGCGGCCGACTACCCCGCACTGGTGGCGGCCGCGCTGAAGCTGGCGGCCGGCCAGTTCACCGACGTCAGCTGCTCCGGCGCCACCACCGCCGACCTGACCGGACCCCAGTCGGTGGCCGGTGGTTCCAACCCGCCGCAGCTGGACGCGCTGACCACGGGCACCCGGCTGGTCACGGTCGGCATCGGCGGCAACGACGCGGACTTCATGACGGTGGCCAAGCGGTGCGCCGAGGACGGGGTGGCGAACGCGGTGGCCAGGTGGGTCGATCCCGCCGAGGCCAAGGACGCGCCCTGCCGGGCCGCGTACACCGCCGCCGACGGGAGCGACAAGCTGACCGGCGTGCTGGACACCGTCGGGCAGCGGCTGGCCGGCGTGCTGGCCGAGGTCGCGCGGCGGGCGCCGCGGGCCAGGGTGTACGTGGTCGGGTATCCGGCGCTGCTGCCGGTGGACCCGGGCTCCTGCGCCCGGGTGCTGGGCGGCACGGTGACCTCCGGCGACCTGGCCTTCCTCGCCGCGCAGGAGCAGCAGCTGAACGCGGTGCTGCGGCAGCGGGCGACGGCGGCCGGCGCGGGCTTCGTGGACACCTACACGCCTTCGCTCGGCCACGACATGTGCGCTGGGCAGGACACCCGGTGGATCGAGCCGCCGTTCCCCGCGCCCGGCCGGGCCCCGCTGCACCCCAACGCCGCCGGCCAGCAGGGCATGGCAGCGGTGGTGCTGCGCACGGTCCGGGGCGGCTGA